TCCACCATGTCACATACCAACCAATAGATATTGCGGCGAGCCGGCTCAAACTTGAAACCGTCGGCGCGGTGGTGCGTCACCTGCCCTGACTCCATCAGATCATGGTTCATGGGGCCGTTATCGATGGCATGTACCATCATGCCACGGCGTACCAGTTGATAGGTCCAGCCACCGGGACAAGCGCCCAAATCCACCGCATTGAGGCCACTGCGAAGACGGGTTTCATGCTCCTCGCGGGGAATAAAGTGGATAAAGGCTTCATCCAGCTTGAGCGTCGAACGGCTCGGGGCGTCGGACGGGAATTTGAGCCGCGGGATCCCCATAAAGTGGGGAGAGCTGTTGTTTGACAACGAATAACCGGTAAAGGCCTTGTTGGGCGCCACAAAGCACACATGCACTATGGGACGACGGCTGCTTTCTTTCTCCAGCAGCACGCCACGCTTTTTCAGCGCCTGACGCAGGGGCACGGTGAATTTACGGCAGAAGGCCGACAGCTCTTTGGCTTCGTTGGTGTCGGGGGTTTCTACCCGCAGTTCCCCTGCACGTTCAATTTCCGCCAGACTCTCAGTGATAGGAGTCACCCTGTCTTCCGGTGAAAAGTCATCGAGCAAATCGCCGCAGGCGAACAT
This sequence is a window from Shewanella zhangzhouensis. Protein-coding genes within it:
- the rlmM gene encoding 23S rRNA (cytidine(2498)-2'-O)-methyltransferase RlmM encodes the protein MKNLFLYCRAGYEKDCAAEIQQRAAELGIGGFVKANRDDAYVVFQGFSPDDGDRLAKDLPLDSLIFARQMFACGDLLDDFSPEDRVTPITESLAEIERAGELRVETPDTNEAKELSAFCRKFTVPLRQALKKRGVLLEKESSRRPIVHVCFVAPNKAFTGYSLSNNSSPHFMGIPRLKFPSDAPSRSTLKLDEAFIHFIPREEHETRLRSGLNAVDLGACPGGWTYQLVRRGMMVHAIDNGPMNHDLMESGQVTHHRADGFKFEPARRNIYWLVCDMVEKPARVAELMEYWAIQGWFKEAIFNLKLPMKSRYKEVSQILANMHVILKENGIHEFHLACKHLYHDRDEVTVHLWLRPSSPWI